From uncultured Desulfobacter sp.:
AAAAACACGAGGCGAAATTCATTGAGATTCAATACACCCGGCCCCCAGGAAGGACCAAAATAAAAAAAGGCAAGTAATGCTGTACAAAGACCGCAAATAAAAAGGAAACCGGACAGATCAGTGAATAGAACAGTTCCCGTCAGGACAATGATGAAAAAAAAAAGACCAGGACTGAAAATGCCGCCGGTTAGACAGGCAAACCAGGTGATATAGGCTGCAAAAATCAGTAAGATACTGCGCCCCCGAATTATGGATCGGCGCACGGATCGCCCACCTAAAAAATGATATGCGGCCCATATCAGACAGACCGTCGCAACGGATGGGGCTACCAGGGCAAAGGTTTTCGCATACAGACCAATTCCTGCCAGGCAAAATATAATAGCTGTTATAATGAATGACAGCCGGATTGATTGATGTTGATCAGTGGTCATGTAGGTTTGTATCAATTTAAATTTTTCTGTATATTTATGATGTTAAGATTTTAGATGTAAAAATAATATAACTGTCTGCCTGTTTGAATGTCAAACCCTTATTTTTGAACGGACACAGGCGCTAAGCCATGAAAATTTTAAGTTGATAAAAGTTTTATTTTTTCTTGACATTAATGTTATTTATATATAATTAATATTTTTAAGTAAGAGTAAACTATTATGATAAATAAAAATATTATTAACAGCCTAGTGGTCCTTATTATCGTGGAGGTGATTATTGTCACCTCCTGGCGAAGGGGCGATTAGTGGCTTAAATAAGATTAATGAAAAAAAGCCGTTACCAGCCCCGAAGGGGGGCTGGTAACGGCTTTTTTGCTTTTAGGAGACTTTTTAAAAAATGAGAAGAAGCCGCATTGCAACACAGGGCGTAACAAGGGCTCCCCACCGGGGCCTGATGAAAGCCTTGGGATACACCGATATGGAGATTAACCGTCCCTTGATCGGGATTGCCAATTCCGCCAATGAACTAATCCCGGGACACATGCACTTGGACTCCATTGTCAAAGCCGTCAAGGCCGGTATCTCCATGGCCGGCGGCACCCCCATGGAATTTTCCACTATCGGCGTATGTGACGGTATTGCCATGAATCATATCGGCATGCACTATTCATTGGCATCAAGGGAGCTTATCGCCGACAGCATTGAAGTAACGGCCACGGCCCATCCCTTTGACGGCATTGTCATGGTGCCCAATTGCGATAAAATTGTTCCCGGTATGCTCATGGCCGCAGCCAGGCTTAACATCCCTTCCATTTTTATCAGCGGCGGACCTATGCTGGCCGGCCGCCATCCCCATGACCGGTCAAAAAAAATTGATCTAGTCACCATATTCGAAGCCGTGGGTGCAGTACAAAGCGGCAAAATGACCGAAGAAGAGCTATTGGAAATGGAAAATGCCGGCTGTCCCACCTGCGGGTCCTGTGCCGGCATGTTCACGGCTAATTCCATGAACTGCCTCACTGAAGCCATCGGCATGGGACTGCCCGGCAACGGTACCATTCCCGCACCCATGTCCAGCCGGCTGCGCCTTGCAAAAGCTGCGGGTATGCAGATTATGAATTTGGTGGTACACAATATTACCCCGGACAAAATCATGACCCGACAGGCATTTATGAATGCCTTGGCCGTGGATATGGCATTAGGCTGTTCCACCAATACGGTCCTTCATCTCAAAGCCGTGGCTGCCGAAGCCGGTGTGGATATCCCCCTGGAGTTGATAAATGAAGTAAGTAAAAAAACCCCCCATTTATGCTCCCTAAGCCCAGGCGGAAAGGACCATATCGAAGATCTTGACGCAGCCGGCGGAATCCAGGCCGTGATGAAGGAACTGAGTGACAATAACATGATCGACACAAGCCTTGTGACAGCCACAGGCAAAACCATTGAAGAAAACCTTGAAAAAGTTCAGGTGAAATATCCTGATGTCATCCGGCCGATTAACGATCCCTATCATAAGGAAGGCGGGCTTGCCGTATTGTTTGGCAACCTTGCACCCGAAGGCTGTGTGGTTAAGCAGTCTGCGGTTCTGCCGGAAATGATGACCCACCAGGGGCCTGCAAGAGTATTTGATTGCGAAGAAGATGCCAGCAACGCAATCATGAAGCGACAAATCAACCCGGGGGATGTCATTGTGATCCGGTACGAGGGACCTGCCGGAGGGCCGGGCATGCGCGAGATGCTCACCCCCACATCCGCCATTGCAGGCATGGGACTTGATGACCGGTGTGCCCTGATCACAGACGGCCGGTTTTCCGGTGGCACCAAAGGCGCCAGCATCGGCCATGTATCTCCGGAAGCTGCCCAGGGAGGCCTGATTGCCCTTATTCATGAAGGCGATCAAATCCGCATTGATATTCCAAACAAAACTATTGAGCTGCTGGTGCCCGAAGATGAACTGGCCCAACGAAAAGCAGACTGGAAAAAACCCGAGCCCAAAATAAAAAAAGGCTATATGGCCCGTTATGCCAAGATGGTTACATCTGCCGGTAATGGTGCCATATTTAAATAAAGCCTGAAGGCAAACTCGCGTTTTGATGAAAAGTTGCCCATATGTAAGGCGCAGAAAAATTTTCAACCGAAGCAGCCTCCTGGTTGTGAGGATTGCAAATTTTTCTGCAACGCCGCAGGTGTGTGACTTTTCGTCAAAACACTAAATAAAGGAGCGGATAATGAAACTGACAGGGGCCCAAATCCTCATTAAGATGATAAAGGCACAGGGTGTTAATACTATTTTCGGATATCCCGGCGGTGCCACCATTGATATCCATGACGAAATCCTTAAACACGATGACCTGCGCCATGTTCTGGTACGCCACGAACAGGGGGCCGTTCACATGGCCGATGCCTATGCAAGGGTGCGTCAAACCACGGGCGTCGCACTTGTAACCTCGGGGCCCGGTGCGACCAATGCCGTAACAGGGCTTGCATCCGCCCATTGCGATTCCATTCCCATCGTGGTCTTTACAGGCCAGGTGCCCACAGGTCTTATCGGTAACGATGCCTTCCAGGAAGTAGACATCGTCGGCATCACCCGCCCCTGCACCAAACACAACTACCTGGTCAAGGATCCAAACAAGCTTGCGGAAATCATCCAGGAAGCCTTTTTCATTGCCGGGTCCGGCCGCCCCGGTCCGGTGCTGGTGGATCTGCCCAAGGATATTGTCCAGGCTATGATTGATTTTCAAATGCCGGGGCCCGTGAAAATGAACACCTACAAACCCAATTACAAGCCGAATAAAAAGCAGATGGCAAAGGCTGTAAAAATGATCAAAGAGGCCCGCCGTCCTGTAATGTTTGGCGGCGGCGGCGTCATTTTATCCGGGGCAAGCAAGGAATTTACCCGGATTGCCAAACTTACCAATATACCTGTAACGGCATCCCTGATGGGGCTTGGGGCCTTTCCCGGATCTGATCCTAATTGGCTGGGCATGCTGGGCATGCACGGTACCTACCGGGCGAACATGAGCATTGGCCACAGTGACCTGATTTTTGCGGCCGGCGTCCGGTTTGACGATCGTGTAACCGGCAACCTTGAAAAATTTGCCCCTGACGCCAAAGTTATTCAGATCGACATTGACCCCACATCCATTCACAAAAACGTTGAAGTTGATTGCCCCATTGTAGGGGACTGTAAAATGGCTCTGGCGGATATTGCCGCGCTTATGGAAAAAGAAGCGCCCGAAAATCTTATGAATGACCGGGACGCATGGCTTAACCGCATCAACGAGTGGAAACAGCTGACCCCCTTAAAATACGAAGAGTCCTTTGACACGATCAAGCCGCAATATGTCGTTAAAAAACTGCATGAAATCACCAAAGGCAAAGCCATTGTTACCACAGAAGTGGGACAAAACCAGATGTGGACTGCTCAGTATTATCATTTTGAAGCCCCCAACCATTTCATAACATCCGGTGGTCTTGGTGTTATGGGCTTTGGCCTTCCCGCAGCCATAGGCGCCAAGGCAGCCGCACCGGATAAAACAGTTGTCTGTGTGGCCGGCGACGGCTCGATCCAGATGAATTCCCAGGAACTGATGACAGCTGTCGCTGAAAAACTGGATGTAAAAATCGTTATTTTAAACAACCGGTATCTGGGCATGGTGCGCCAGTGGCAGGAACTTTTCTACGATAAAGTATATGCCGACACCAATATGGAGGCCCAGCCCGATTTCGTAAAACTTGCCGACGCATACGGGGCAAAGGGGTTCAGGTGCGATGATCCGGCGAAGGTGACCCAGACCCTTGAAACGGGTTTGAATACACCGGGTACGGTGATCATGGAATTTATTGTTGAACGTGAAGAATCGGTCTATCCCATGGTTCCGGCAGGCGGGGCCATCACTGACATGCTTCTTGTTTAAAAAGGATAATTGATATGGAAACCAACAGATATATTTTATCAATTCTTGTGGACAATGAACCGGGGGTATTGTCCCGAATTTCAGGGCTTTTCTCCGGCCGCGGGTTTAACATTGATTCCTTAAGCGTGGCAAAAACAGCTGACCCCCACGTCTCCGTGGTCACCATGGTCACTTTCTGCGACGCGCACATCATCGAACAGATCAAAAAGCAGTTGCACAAACTAATTAATGTCATAACGGTGAATGATTTAACGCAAAAAGAATATGTGGAACGTGAGCTTGCCCTGGTCAAAGTCCATGCCAAAACCGACAAACGGGCTGAAATTATGCGTATCGTTGATATTTTCAGATCCAGAATCGTTGATGTCGGCTGCTCACACTTTATTGTGGAAGTGTCGGGGGATTCGGGCAAAATCAACGCGTTTGTTGAGTTGATGAGGCCCATGGGCATTGTTGAAATTGCGTCCACCGGCACTATTGCTTTAGGCAGGGAGACCGGAAAATGAATGTAGTAAAAGCAAAGAAAAAAGCCTTGCTTTATGACACAACCTTACGTGATGGGATGCAGGGGGAAAATATTTTCTTTTCCCCCGAGGATAAGCTTAAAATCGCCACGCGCCTGGATGATGCCGGAATTCACTACATTGAAGGGGGGTGGCCCGGATCCAATCCCGGGGCCCAGGCTTTTTTTGATCTGGTCAGGGACAAACAGTTCAAACAGGCCAAAATCTGCGCATTCGGATCCACAAGAAGACAAAATTCAACTTGTGAGGAAGACGGCAACATTAATGCCCTGATTGATTCAGGTGCGCCTGTGGTTACAATTTTCGGCAAATCCTGGGATCTGCATGTCACAGACATCATGAACAATACCCGGGAAGAAAACCTGGCCATGATTACACAAAGCATATCCTATCTCAAGGACCGGGGCCGTGAAGTACTCTATGATGCTGAACATTTTTACGACGGATATAAAGCCAATGCCGAATTTGCTTTGGAAACACTGGAAGCGGCTTTGAAAGGGGGCACCCGCTGCCTTGTGCTTTGTGATACCAACGGCGGCTCCCTGCCCTGTGACATTGATACCATCACCCGGGAAACCATTGCGCATTTTAAGCATTATGATGATGTCATTTTCGGTGTGCATACCCATAATGACTGTGCCATGGCTGTTGCCAACACCATCAACGCGGTACATGCCGGTGCGACCATGGTGCAGGGCACAATTAACGGATATGGGGAACGCTGCGGCAATGCAGATCTCACAGCGATTATCCCCATCCTGGCCCTTAAGATGCACAGGGCGTGTATCAGTGAAGATAACCTGGCCAAACTTCAAAATCTGTCCAGATTTATATCTGAGACAGCCAATATGCCCCCCGTCGCCAGCAGACCCTTTGTGGGGCGCTCTGCGTTTACGCATAAAGGCGGGGTCCATGTATCGGCCATTATGAAAAACCCCAGAGCCTATGAACACATGGTTCCGGAACTTGTGGGCAACCGCCGCAGGGTTCTGGTCTCCGAACAGTCCGGCAAGAGCAACATCGCCTATAAGGCCAAGGAGCTTGGGGTTGATCTGGGCAATGATGAATCCAAAAAATCGTTGATTGTCAACAACATCAAGGAAATGGAAAACGACGGGTATGAATTTGACGCGGCGGAAGGGACCCTTAAGCTGCTCATGGAAAAACTCACCGAACAGTATCAGTCCCATTTTGATCTGGAATCATTCAGGGTGGTGGTTGAAAAGGACAAGGAACGACCCTGTTATTCCCATGCCATGATCAAAATCCGGGTTGGGGACGAAACCGAAATCACCTCCGCCGAAGGCGAAGGTCCGGTATCCGCCCTTGATAATGCCCTAAGAAAGGCATTGGCGACCATGTATCCCAGCGTCAAGGACCTTCATCTGGTGGATTTTAAGGTCCGTGTCATTGACGGATCCGACGGCACCGATTCCAAGGTCAGGGTACTGATCGAGTCACGGGATACGGACAATATCTTTTCAACCATTGGTGTTTCCGAGGATATCATTGAAGCCTCATGGCAGGCTCTGGCTGACAGTTTTCAATATAAACTGGCCATGGATCATAAAGGGGGAAAAAATGATGCCGGACCAAATGACAGCGATAAAAAAGATTAAAAAAATTGAAAATCAGCATAAAAAGATTTCAGGCGTGTCCATGGGCATTGCTTAAAGCGGCCTTACATAACTCGGCCATTTTGTTATATCCGGGAATGCGGGCGGGACGCCCGCGCTCCCAGGCTAAGAGCCTGTTTAAAAATACAGGCTCTTAGTTATTTCGGACTCATTTCTTAATCTGTCTTCAATACAGACAGGAATGCCGACTGTGGGATCTCGACTGACCCCACCATCTTCATTCTTTTTTTGCCTTTTCTCTGTTTTTCCAGAAGCTTGCGCTTTCTTGAAATATCACCGCCATAACATTTGGCAGTAACATCTTTACGATAAGCAGAAATGGTTTCCCTGGCAATAATCTTGCCGCCAATAGCACCCTGGATGGGTATTTTAAACTGCTGTCTTGGAATTTCTTCACGCAATTTTTTGCAGGCGGCTCTCGCCTTGGTTTCTGCCTTGTCCCGGTGAATCAGCATGGAAAGCGCATCAACCCGTTCCGCGTTGATCAAAAAATCCAATTTGACAAGATTTGTTTCCTGGTAACCCGCAATTTCATAATCAAAGGAACCATACCCTTGGGTCACACTTTTAAGGCGGTCATAAAATTCATAAACCACCTCGGCCAAAGGCAGGATAAATTTCATCTCCATGCGGTTTGAGGTCAAATATTGATAATTGGTGCTGACGCCGCGAAACTCATGGCAGACCTGCATGACATTGCCCATATACTTATCCGGAACAATGATGGAAGCTTTGATGATGGGCTCCTTGACACATTTTATTTCTGTGGGGTCAGGATATTCCGTGGGATTATCAATGATCTTAACTTCCCCTGACACATAGGTGACTTCATACTGAACCGAAGGTGAGGTTAAAATCAGGGAAACATCATATTCCCGCTCAAGGCGTTCCTGAACCACTTCAAGGTGTAAAAGCCCCAGAAACCCACAGCGGTAACCGAATCCCAGTGCTGCAGATGAATCCTTTTCATAAATCAGGGCGGCATCATTCAGTTTGAGTTTTTCCAATGCCTCGGTCAGTTCTACATAATCGTCGGAGGCCACCGGATACATGGAAGAAAACACCACGGGTGTGGGTTCTCTGAAACCGCCCAATGCTTTGTCGCACCGTTTGTCGGGCATGGTCACTGTATCACCGATTTTAACATCGGATATAAGCTTTATTCCTGCAATGAAATACCCAACCTGACCGGCCTCAAGACTGGGCATTGGACTGCGCTTAATCTGGAACAGTCCCACCTCTTCGACCTTGTAGATTGCATCATTGGACATAAACTGTATCCGGTCCCCTTTTTTGATACTTCCCTCAAAAATCCTGAAATGAATGATAACACCCCGGAAAGGATCATAGTGGGAGTCAAAGACCAAGGCTTTGAATGCGCCTGTATCGTCAATGGTAGGTCCGGGTATTCTGTCAACAATGGCCTGAAAAATTTTATCGACACCAATTCCCGTCTTTGCGGACACAAGAAGCGCCTGGTCGCTATCAAGGCCTAAATCTTCATCAATCTGGTCCTTGACCCATTCGATCTCAGCCGAAGGCAGATCAATTTTATTAATGATAGGAAGGATTGCAAGTTCATGTTCCATGGCCAGATACAGGTTGGCCAGGGTCTGGGCCTCCACCCCCTGGGATGCGTCCGCCAGTATCAAAGCGCCTTCACAAGAAGCAAGGGCCCTTGACACTTCATAGGAAAAATCCACATGCCCCGGTGTATCAATGAGATTCAACAAAAACTTCCTGCCGTCCGAAGCCGTATAGGGAAGTGAGACGGTCTGGGATTTAATGGTAATTCCCCTTTCCCGCTCAATATCCATGGAATCCAGAATCTGCTCTTTCATATCCCGATCTTCTATAATACCGGACAGTTGGATCAGCCGATCAGACAAGGTGGATTTGCCATGGTCAATATGCGCAATAATAGAAAAATTTCTAATATTAAGGTGATCGTATTTCAATTAGACTCCAAACTAAGAGTTGACAAAAAAGGTATATTTATCATAATAGGGCTATACATTTATCAATTGTATTATACAGTGTCAAGAAAAGCCGCTTGTTCAAGGCGTTCTATTGTATCTGAATTGTATCGGAGAAGCTAATGGCCCATGCCATCCTCATTGTTGATGATGATATAGCAATTAAGGAATCAGTAGAAGAATTTTTAGAACTAATGACCTATGAGGTTAAAAGTGCTGAAAATGCATTCCAGGCCGTTGACATTCTAAAAACGTTTCAGCCCGATATTGTTTTAACGGATATCATGATGCAGGGAATGGACGGACTTGAACTAACCCGATTGATAAGGGAACGGTACAGTATTGATGTCATGGTCATGACCGGGTATTCTGCTGATTATTCTTATGAAGAGGCTATTAATGCCGGAGCCAGCGATTTCATCTTCAAGCCGTTCCGCTTTGAAGAGCTGGATTTAAGAATCAAACGCATGCTTAGAGAAGCTGCCTTTAAAAAGGAAAGGGATAAGCTTCTATCAGATATGAAGCAGTTGGCCATAACCGACGGGTTAACAGGCCTGTTCAATTCCCGGCAGTTTTTTCATCAAATCAAGCAGGAGGTCGAACGTTTCCAGCGCTACTCTCGGAATTTATCACTTCTTATGCTGGATATCGATTTTTTTAAAAAATACAACGATACCTGGGGGCATCTGGAAGGAGATAAAGTGCTGATGAGCATGGGTATGATCATCTCCTCTTGCCTGCGTAGCATGGACTCCGCCTACCGTTACGGCGGTGAGGAATTTGCCGTAATTTTACCGGAAACAGAGTTAAATGAGGCTTGTCTGGTGGGTAACCGCATCAGGAAGAATGTGCAAAAGACGATCTTCACACCGGAAAACGATGTGCAGACATCTGTGACCGTAAGTCTCGGCGCGGCACAGATAGTCAATGGCGAAGACTTTATCTCGTTTATCAAACGTACAGATAAGGCCTTGTACCTTTCCAAAGGAAACGGTCGCAACCGGCTAACCGCAGCCCCTTACCCTTAGGGCCAGGAAATTTTAAAATTCCTGGCCACAGCTCTTAATCGGCGGTAATTCGCATACTTAGATCGACGGAAACAGCATGATGGGTGAGTGCGCCGCAGGAAATAACATCCACGCCGGTTCCGGCAATGGTTTTTAACGTCTGCAAACTGACATTGCCCGAGGCTTCCACCACAGCCCGCTTTCCGATCAACGTCACGGCTTTGGTCATCTCATCAATATCCATGTTGTCCAGCATGATCACATCCGCCTGGGCATCAAGGGCCTGCTGAACCTGAGCCATATCCGAGACCTCCACTTCCACTTTCATCAGATGGGATGCCCTGGCCCGGACAAGGGAAACGGCCGCGGCAATGGAACCGGCGGCCATAATATGGTTGTCCTTGATCAGAATACCGTCATAAAGGGCAAATCTATGATTAAAGCCCCCTCCCGCCCTGACCGCATCCTTTTCAATTTTTCTCCACCCGGGCGTTGTTTTTCTCGTATCCACCAGCCTGACTTTTGGGTTATCCAGTGTCTTGACAAATTTTTGTGTCAGGGTTGCAATACCGGAAAGCCGCTGCAAAAAATTTAAAGCCACACGTTCGGCTGTCAAAAGAGAGCGGATATCGCCGGTTATGGTAAAGATCACATCATCTTTTTTAATGGTGTCCGAATCATTAA
This genomic window contains:
- the ilvB gene encoding biosynthetic-type acetolactate synthase large subunit, with translation MKLTGAQILIKMIKAQGVNTIFGYPGGATIDIHDEILKHDDLRHVLVRHEQGAVHMADAYARVRQTTGVALVTSGPGATNAVTGLASAHCDSIPIVVFTGQVPTGLIGNDAFQEVDIVGITRPCTKHNYLVKDPNKLAEIIQEAFFIAGSGRPGPVLVDLPKDIVQAMIDFQMPGPVKMNTYKPNYKPNKKQMAKAVKMIKEARRPVMFGGGGVILSGASKEFTRIAKLTNIPVTASLMGLGAFPGSDPNWLGMLGMHGTYRANMSIGHSDLIFAAGVRFDDRVTGNLEKFAPDAKVIQIDIDPTSIHKNVEVDCPIVGDCKMALADIAALMEKEAPENLMNDRDAWLNRINEWKQLTPLKYEESFDTIKPQYVVKKLHEITKGKAIVTTEVGQNQMWTAQYYHFEAPNHFITSGGLGVMGFGLPAAIGAKAAAPDKTVVCVAGDGSIQMNSQELMTAVAEKLDVKIVILNNRYLGMVRQWQELFYDKVYADTNMEAQPDFVKLADAYGAKGFRCDDPAKVTQTLETGLNTPGTVIMEFIVEREESVYPMVPAGGAITDMLLV
- the cimA gene encoding citramalate synthase; protein product: MNVVKAKKKALLYDTTLRDGMQGENIFFSPEDKLKIATRLDDAGIHYIEGGWPGSNPGAQAFFDLVRDKQFKQAKICAFGSTRRQNSTCEEDGNINALIDSGAPVVTIFGKSWDLHVTDIMNNTREENLAMITQSISYLKDRGREVLYDAEHFYDGYKANAEFALETLEAALKGGTRCLVLCDTNGGSLPCDIDTITRETIAHFKHYDDVIFGVHTHNDCAMAVANTINAVHAGATMVQGTINGYGERCGNADLTAIIPILALKMHRACISEDNLAKLQNLSRFISETANMPPVASRPFVGRSAFTHKGGVHVSAIMKNPRAYEHMVPELVGNRRRVLVSEQSGKSNIAYKAKELGVDLGNDESKKSLIVNNIKEMENDGYEFDAAEGTLKLLMEKLTEQYQSHFDLESFRVVVEKDKERPCYSHAMIKIRVGDETEITSAEGEGPVSALDNALRKALATMYPSVKDLHLVDFKVRVIDGSDGTDSKVRVLIESRDTDNIFSTIGVSEDIIEASWQALADSFQYKLAMDHKGGKNDAGPNDSDKKD
- a CDS encoding diguanylate cyclase, whose amino-acid sequence is MAHAILIVDDDIAIKESVEEFLELMTYEVKSAENAFQAVDILKTFQPDIVLTDIMMQGMDGLELTRLIRERYSIDVMVMTGYSADYSYEEAINAGASDFIFKPFRFEELDLRIKRMLREAAFKKERDKLLSDMKQLAITDGLTGLFNSRQFFHQIKQEVERFQRYSRNLSLLMLDIDFFKKYNDTWGHLEGDKVLMSMGMIISSCLRSMDSAYRYGGEEFAVILPETELNEACLVGNRIRKNVQKTIFTPENDVQTSVTVSLGAAQIVNGEDFISFIKRTDKALYLSKGNGRNRLTAAPYP
- the ilvN gene encoding acetolactate synthase small subunit; its protein translation is METNRYILSILVDNEPGVLSRISGLFSGRGFNIDSLSVAKTADPHVSVVTMVTFCDAHIIEQIKKQLHKLINVITVNDLTQKEYVERELALVKVHAKTDKRAEIMRIVDIFRSRIVDVGCSHFIVEVSGDSGKINAFVELMRPMGIVEIASTGTIALGRETGK
- the ilvD gene encoding dihydroxy-acid dehydratase is translated as MRRSRIATQGVTRAPHRGLMKALGYTDMEINRPLIGIANSANELIPGHMHLDSIVKAVKAGISMAGGTPMEFSTIGVCDGIAMNHIGMHYSLASRELIADSIEVTATAHPFDGIVMVPNCDKIVPGMLMAAARLNIPSIFISGGPMLAGRHPHDRSKKIDLVTIFEAVGAVQSGKMTEEELLEMENAGCPTCGSCAGMFTANSMNCLTEAIGMGLPGNGTIPAPMSSRLRLAKAAGMQIMNLVVHNITPDKIMTRQAFMNALAVDMALGCSTNTVLHLKAVAAEAGVDIPLELINEVSKKTPHLCSLSPGGKDHIEDLDAAGGIQAVMKELSDNNMIDTSLVTATGKTIEENLEKVQVKYPDVIRPINDPYHKEGGLAVLFGNLAPEGCVVKQSAVLPEMMTHQGPARVFDCEEDASNAIMKRQINPGDVIVIRYEGPAGGPGMREMLTPTSAIAGMGLDDRCALITDGRFSGGTKGASIGHVSPEAAQGGLIALIHEGDQIRIDIPNKTIELLVPEDELAQRKADWKKPEPKIKKGYMARYAKMVTSAGNGAIFK
- the lepA gene encoding translation elongation factor 4 translates to MKYDHLNIRNFSIIAHIDHGKSTLSDRLIQLSGIIEDRDMKEQILDSMDIERERGITIKSQTVSLPYTASDGRKFLLNLIDTPGHVDFSYEVSRALASCEGALILADASQGVEAQTLANLYLAMEHELAILPIINKIDLPSAEIEWVKDQIDEDLGLDSDQALLVSAKTGIGVDKIFQAIVDRIPGPTIDDTGAFKALVFDSHYDPFRGVIIHFRIFEGSIKKGDRIQFMSNDAIYKVEEVGLFQIKRSPMPSLEAGQVGYFIAGIKLISDVKIGDTVTMPDKRCDKALGGFREPTPVVFSSMYPVASDDYVELTEALEKLKLNDAALIYEKDSSAALGFGYRCGFLGLLHLEVVQERLEREYDVSLILTSPSVQYEVTYVSGEVKIIDNPTEYPDPTEIKCVKEPIIKASIIVPDKYMGNVMQVCHEFRGVSTNYQYLTSNRMEMKFILPLAEVVYEFYDRLKSVTQGYGSFDYEIAGYQETNLVKLDFLINAERVDALSMLIHRDKAETKARAACKKLREEIPRQQFKIPIQGAIGGKIIARETISAYRKDVTAKCYGGDISRKRKLLEKQRKGKKRMKMVGSVEIPQSAFLSVLKTD
- the nadC gene encoding carboxylating nicotinate-nucleotide diphosphorylase, giving the protein MDMTEQIIRLALFEDTCLGDVTTESIFLHPQEKTAIIVAKQDFILAGTDVAKKVFHAVDSSMVCNPQFNDSDTIKKDDVIFTITGDIRSLLTAERVALNFLQRLSGIATLTQKFVKTLDNPKVRLVDTRKTTPGWRKIEKDAVRAGGGFNHRFALYDGILIKDNHIMAAGSIAAAVSLVRARASHLMKVEVEVSDMAQVQQALDAQADVIMLDNMDIDEMTKAVTLIGKRAVVEASGNVSLQTLKTIAGTGVDVISCGALTHHAVSVDLSMRITAD